Proteins from one Acidimicrobiales bacterium genomic window:
- a CDS encoding MFS transporter → MFDQSRRTLTVASLATLATFLDTTILYVAFPDITATFSGSGPSQLAWVLNAYTIVFAALLIPAGKLADRIGHRRVFLAGSTVFTLASMACGLAPTVEVLIVFRILQAAGAAALIPSSLALVMHAFAHDQLPRAVAIWGVAGAVAGSLGPTLGAAIVEGLGWRWAFFINLPVGVYTVLAGRRHLLESSDPETKIPSIVGVALVAGAAALLSYGLIGSDEAGWFGARTLWLLGAGLATLLLFVGHQRRSAAPALNLDLFRIPNFAWGNLAMLVFGTAFSALFFGSILFLTQVWDWSILQAGFGVAPGPAMVALVSPRAGRLAGKIGQRPILLVGGVLYASSGLYRLLMLGPEVEYLRDYFPSMVLSGLGVGFVFPQLSSVVAQALPKNRTGVGGAALQAVRQFGGTFGVALTIAFLGASSGLAAATVAYDRIWWLIVAGGLITSALALPMRTTVTAPLQPELTAIQPTG, encoded by the coding sequence GTGTTCGACCAGTCCCGCCGCACGCTGACCGTCGCGTCGCTCGCCACGCTCGCGACGTTCCTTGACACGACGATCCTCTATGTCGCGTTTCCCGACATCACCGCCACGTTCTCGGGCTCGGGTCCATCGCAGCTCGCGTGGGTGCTGAACGCCTACACGATCGTGTTCGCCGCGCTTCTCATTCCGGCCGGGAAGCTGGCGGATCGGATCGGTCATCGGCGTGTCTTCCTGGCCGGTTCGACGGTGTTCACGTTGGCATCCATGGCCTGCGGGCTGGCTCCGACCGTCGAGGTCCTGATCGTGTTCCGGATCCTCCAAGCCGCAGGTGCCGCTGCGCTGATCCCGTCGTCCCTGGCACTGGTCATGCACGCGTTCGCGCACGATCAGCTCCCGCGAGCTGTCGCGATCTGGGGCGTCGCCGGCGCAGTCGCCGGTTCCCTCGGGCCCACCCTCGGCGCTGCGATCGTGGAGGGCCTCGGTTGGCGCTGGGCGTTCTTCATCAACCTCCCGGTCGGCGTGTACACGGTGCTCGCCGGCAGGCGGCACCTCCTCGAGTCGTCCGACCCGGAGACGAAGATCCCATCGATCGTGGGTGTCGCGCTCGTCGCCGGGGCTGCCGCGCTCCTCTCCTACGGCCTCATCGGCTCCGACGAAGCCGGGTGGTTCGGCGCTCGCACGCTGTGGCTCCTCGGCGCCGGCCTCGCAACCCTTCTGCTGTTCGTCGGCCATCAGCGTCGAAGCGCCGCCCCCGCGCTGAACCTCGACCTGTTCCGCATCCCCAACTTCGCGTGGGGGAACCTCGCGATGCTCGTCTTCGGAACTGCGTTCTCCGCTCTCTTCTTCGGCTCGATCCTGTTCCTGACCCAGGTGTGGGACTGGTCGATCCTCCAGGCGGGCTTCGGTGTCGCGCCCGGGCCGGCGATGGTTGCCCTGGTCTCGCCGCGGGCCGGACGCCTCGCCGGAAAGATCGGGCAACGACCGATCCTCCTCGTCGGCGGCGTCCTCTACGCGAGCAGCGGTCTGTACCGGCTGCTCATGCTCGGCCCCGAGGTCGAGTACCTGCGGGACTACTTCCCGTCGATGGTGCTGAGCGGACTCGGTGTCGGATTCGTCTTCCCGCAGCTCTCCAGCGTCGTCGCCCAAGCACTCCCCAAGAACCGCACCGGCGTCGGCGGCGCCGCGCTCCAAGCCGTCCGCCAGTTCGGCGGCACGTTCGGCGTCGCGCTCACCATCGCCTTCCTCGGGGCGTCATCGGGGCTCGCTGCCGCAACCGTCGCCTACGACCGCATCTGGTGGCTCATCGTCGCCGGCGGCCTCATCACCTCCGCCCTGGCGCTCCCGATGCGCACCACTGTGACCGCGCCACTCCAACCAGAACTCACAGCGATCCAACCGACCGGCTGA